The Nomia melanderi isolate GNS246 chromosome 7, iyNomMela1, whole genome shotgun sequence genome includes a window with the following:
- the simj gene encoding transcriptional repressor p66-beta simjang isoform X2, with protein sequence MGGGEDINGGQGRHIESLSLIFAQRRCEFFLLAAEGSGSRLCVWVSGSWRIVSRLPGATRQPRATDSGVVLFCAFGDKLHWIACAFSSLSARGRIGRTRDDRVRGTGELHGDMRKSRAGDRQAVKCPAAAVRDWEGHSREARYTRTLAAVCACAPCHCTVAAFERMEAMDLDGDAVVDLSVSSGRRNSPSITINSGDVGVPLDLGLHFSSSPNLDNNMPEARNIQNAARGILAPKSADDRKTRRNLRPRIEISYAETPDERRINGYVNGNADSDEGDMPPLPPIKELSSDELAERERTLRKFREELRSEEMKLVLLKKLRQSQQLKENIAAVPKVPSKLPPPVTVQPAPHSHRTGKAPPPLLRGQPAPSRSSIHVPPPGMLLPPTSARSSTSSTGIPPNMIIPQPPHPRSRPPSATPNVSNYHAPADRTERSTKDPTPTPAHQVSKLLVGSQENKTTASLSTPVISEQERPRDDNQTPAQRQAAAKLALRKQLEKTLLQIPPPKPPPPEMHFVPNPSNTEFIYLVGLEHVVDFITKEPAIPPPPEPFECTQCKTDFTPVWKWEKPITGGKKESPRGQHATFQRPPAGRDPRVICEHCVTTNVKKALKAEHTNRLKTAFVKALQQEQEIEQRLAQAACPSPDPPAPKPVPKAATPTRRVATPPAPPPQVPPAPTLAPTPPAPKLQEHPLVKLAESGKFSPHHAAAAAALQQQLLRELAKNPVPGLPPHQPLPAHMMPPFTSILYPYQLAMAQASGKGLAELQRQAADLQRQYLLDMIPSQASQAQGNQAPPRAHPHNWKT encoded by the exons ATGGGAGGAGGGGAAGACATCAACGGCGGACAAGGCCGCCATATTGAATCACTCTCGTTAATTTTTGCGCAGAGGCGGTGTGAATTTTTTCTCCTCGCGGCGGAAGGTAGCGGCTCAAGGTTGTGCGTCTGGGTCTCCGGATCGTGGAGGATCGTTTCGCGGTTACCCGGTGCCACGCGTCAGCCCCGCGCGACAGACAGTGGTGTTGTTTTGTTCTGTGCGTTCGGGGACAAGTTGCATTGGATTGCGTGTGCGTTCTCGTCTCTGTCGGCCCGCGGGCGAATTGGTCGGACGCGCGATGACCGGGTCCGCGGCACGGGAGAGCTCCACGGAGACATGCGGAAATCGCGGGCCGGAGATCGCCAGGCGGTGAAGTGCCCTGCTGCTGCTGTTCGCGATTGGGAGGGACACTCGAGGGAAGCGAGGTATACGCGTACACTGGCTGCGGTATGTGCTTGTGCGCCATGTCATTGTAC AGTCGCCGCGTTTGAGAGAATGGAAGCCATGGATTTGGACGGTGATGCAGTGGTGGACCTGAGTGTTAG CAGTGGCAGAAGAAATTCTCCATCAATTACTATTAACTCTGGCGATGTGggagttccattagatttaggTCTTCATTTCTCTTCGAGCCCTAATCTGGATAACAACATGCCGGAAgcacgaaatattcaaaatgcgGCAAGGGGAATTCTGGCCCCGAAATCTGCAGATGACAGAAAAACACGCCGTAATCTTAGACCTAGGATTGAAATAAGTTATGCAGAGACTCCAGATGAACGTAGAATAAATGGATATGTGAATGGAAATGCAGATAGTGATGAAG GTGATATGCCACCTCTGCCACCGATTAAAGAACTATCGTCAGATGAATTAGCTGAACGCGAAAGAACACTTAGAAAATTCAGGGAGGAACTTAGATCTGAGGAGATGAAACTGGtgttgttaaaaaaattacgaCAGTCACAACAACTGAAAGAAAACATTGCTGCTGTACCAAAGGTACCCAGCAAATTACCACCACCAGTTACAGTACAACCGGCTCCCCATAG tcATAGAACTGGAAAGGCACCTCCACCTTTACTTAGGGGACAGCCTGCTCCAAGCAGAAGTAGTATACATGTTCCTCCACCTGGAATGTTATTACCACCTACATCTGCTCGAAGTTCTACTTCCAGTACTGGAATACCGCCAAACATGATCATACCACAACCACCACATCCTAGAAGTAGGCCTCCTAGTGCAACGCCAAATGTATCAAATTATCATGCACCAGCAGACCGAACTGAAAGGTCCACAAAAGATCCAACCCCAACCCCGGCACATCAAGTAAGTAAG CTGCTTGTTGGATCTCAAGAAAATAAAACCACCGCATCCTTAAGCACACCTGTGATTTCAGAACAG GAGAGACCAAGGGATGATAATCAGACACCTGCGCAACGTCAAGCGGCCGCTAAATTGGCTCTACGAAAGCAACTCGAGAAGACGTTGCTACAGATACCACCACCGAAACCGCCGCCACCCGAAATGCATTTCGTACCCAATCCTTCCAATACGGAGTTCATCTATTTGGTGGGTCTAGAGCACGTAGTTGATTTTATTACTAAGGAGCCTGCTATTCCACCACCTCCGGAACCATTCGAGTGTACTCAATGCAAAACAGACTTTACACCTGTGTGGAAATGGGAGAAACCAATCACTGGTGGTAAAAAGGAAAGTCCAAGAGGACAGCATGCCACTTTCCAGAGACCTCCAGCAGGTCGTGATCCTAGGGTGATATGTGAACATTGTGTAACAACCAATGTTAAAAAAGCTCTGAAAGCTGAGCACACTAATCG GTTAAAGACAGCGTTCGTGAAAGCGTTGCAACAGGAACAAGAAATAGAACAAAGGTTGGCACAGGCAGCGTGTCCAAGTCCAGATCCTCCTGCTCCAAAACCAGTTCCTAAAGCAGCTACTCCCACAAGAAGAGTAGCAACACCACCGGCTCCTCCGCCACAAGTACCACCAGCACCCACGTTGGCACCAACTCCGCCAGCGCCAAAATTGCAGGAGCATCCTTTGGTCAAGTTGGCTGAAAGTGGGAAATTCAGCCCGCATCATGCTGCTGCTGCAGCTGCTTTGCAGCAACAGTTGCTTAGAG AATTGGCGAAGAATCCTGTTCCAGGCTTGCCACCTCATCAACCCCTTCCTGCTCATATGATGCCACCGTTTACCTCGATATTATATCCTTACCAGCTTGCAATGGCGCAGGCCAGCGGCAAGGGTCTTGCAGAACTGCAACGACAAGCGGCAGACCTGCAGCGCCAATACTTGCTCGATATGATTCCATCGCAAGCGTCTCAAGCACAAGGCAATCAGGCTCCACCACGGGCCCATCCACACAATTGGAAGACGTAA
- the simj gene encoding transcriptional repressor p66-beta simjang isoform X9 produces the protein MCVCVCLFLFSLVTGFSSGRTCSLVAAFERMEAMDLDGDAVVDLSVSSGRRNSPSITINSGDVGVPLDLGLHFSSSPNLDNNMPEARNIQNAARGILAPKSADDRKTRRNLRPRIEISYAETPDERRINGYVNGNADSDEGDMPPLPPIKELSSDELAERERTLRKFREELRSEEMKLVLLKKLRQSQQLKENIAAVPKVPSKLPPPVTVQPAPHSHRTGKAPPPLLRGQPAPSRSSIHVPPPGMLLPPTSARSSTSSTGIPPNMIIPQPPHPRSRPPSATPNVSNYHAPADRTERSTKDPTPTPAHQVSKLLVGSQENKTTASLSTPVISEQERPRDDNQTPAQRQAAAKLALRKQLEKTLLQIPPPKPPPPEMHFVPNPSNTEFIYLVGLEHVVDFITKEPAIPPPPEPFECTQCKTDFTPVWKWEKPITGGKKESPRGQHATFQRPPAGRDPRVICEHCVTTNVKKALKAEHTNRLKTAFVKALQQEQEIEQRLAQAACPSPDPPAPKPVPKAATPTRRVATPPAPPPQVPPAPTLAPTPPAPKLQEHPLVKLAESGKFSPHHAAAAAALQQQLLRELAKNPVPGLPPHQPLPAHMMPPFTSILYPYQLAMAQASGKGLAELQRQAADLQRQYLLDMIPSQASQAQGNQAPPRAHPHNWKT, from the exons atgtgtgtgtgtgtctgtctctttctcttttctctcgttACAGGCTTCTCCTCTGGGCGAACGTGTTCGCt AGTCGCCGCGTTTGAGAGAATGGAAGCCATGGATTTGGACGGTGATGCAGTGGTGGACCTGAGTGTTAG CAGTGGCAGAAGAAATTCTCCATCAATTACTATTAACTCTGGCGATGTGggagttccattagatttaggTCTTCATTTCTCTTCGAGCCCTAATCTGGATAACAACATGCCGGAAgcacgaaatattcaaaatgcgGCAAGGGGAATTCTGGCCCCGAAATCTGCAGATGACAGAAAAACACGCCGTAATCTTAGACCTAGGATTGAAATAAGTTATGCAGAGACTCCAGATGAACGTAGAATAAATGGATATGTGAATGGAAATGCAGATAGTGATGAAG GTGATATGCCACCTCTGCCACCGATTAAAGAACTATCGTCAGATGAATTAGCTGAACGCGAAAGAACACTTAGAAAATTCAGGGAGGAACTTAGATCTGAGGAGATGAAACTGGtgttgttaaaaaaattacgaCAGTCACAACAACTGAAAGAAAACATTGCTGCTGTACCAAAGGTACCCAGCAAATTACCACCACCAGTTACAGTACAACCGGCTCCCCATAG tcATAGAACTGGAAAGGCACCTCCACCTTTACTTAGGGGACAGCCTGCTCCAAGCAGAAGTAGTATACATGTTCCTCCACCTGGAATGTTATTACCACCTACATCTGCTCGAAGTTCTACTTCCAGTACTGGAATACCGCCAAACATGATCATACCACAACCACCACATCCTAGAAGTAGGCCTCCTAGTGCAACGCCAAATGTATCAAATTATCATGCACCAGCAGACCGAACTGAAAGGTCCACAAAAGATCCAACCCCAACCCCGGCACATCAAGTAAGTAAG CTGCTTGTTGGATCTCAAGAAAATAAAACCACCGCATCCTTAAGCACACCTGTGATTTCAGAACAG GAGAGACCAAGGGATGATAATCAGACACCTGCGCAACGTCAAGCGGCCGCTAAATTGGCTCTACGAAAGCAACTCGAGAAGACGTTGCTACAGATACCACCACCGAAACCGCCGCCACCCGAAATGCATTTCGTACCCAATCCTTCCAATACGGAGTTCATCTATTTGGTGGGTCTAGAGCACGTAGTTGATTTTATTACTAAGGAGCCTGCTATTCCACCACCTCCGGAACCATTCGAGTGTACTCAATGCAAAACAGACTTTACACCTGTGTGGAAATGGGAGAAACCAATCACTGGTGGTAAAAAGGAAAGTCCAAGAGGACAGCATGCCACTTTCCAGAGACCTCCAGCAGGTCGTGATCCTAGGGTGATATGTGAACATTGTGTAACAACCAATGTTAAAAAAGCTCTGAAAGCTGAGCACACTAATCG GTTAAAGACAGCGTTCGTGAAAGCGTTGCAACAGGAACAAGAAATAGAACAAAGGTTGGCACAGGCAGCGTGTCCAAGTCCAGATCCTCCTGCTCCAAAACCAGTTCCTAAAGCAGCTACTCCCACAAGAAGAGTAGCAACACCACCGGCTCCTCCGCCACAAGTACCACCAGCACCCACGTTGGCACCAACTCCGCCAGCGCCAAAATTGCAGGAGCATCCTTTGGTCAAGTTGGCTGAAAGTGGGAAATTCAGCCCGCATCATGCTGCTGCTGCAGCTGCTTTGCAGCAACAGTTGCTTAGAG AATTGGCGAAGAATCCTGTTCCAGGCTTGCCACCTCATCAACCCCTTCCTGCTCATATGATGCCACCGTTTACCTCGATATTATATCCTTACCAGCTTGCAATGGCGCAGGCCAGCGGCAAGGGTCTTGCAGAACTGCAACGACAAGCGGCAGACCTGCAGCGCCAATACTTGCTCGATATGATTCCATCGCAAGCGTCTCAAGCACAAGGCAATCAGGCTCCACCACGGGCCCATCCACACAATTGGAAGACGTAA
- the simj gene encoding transcriptional repressor p66-beta simjang isoform X4, translated as MGGGEDINGGQGRHIESLSLIFAQRRCEFFLLAAEGSGSRLCVWVSGSWRIVSRLPGATRQPRATDSGVVLFCAFGDKLHWIACAFSSLSARGRIGRTRDDRVRGTGELHGDMRKSRAGDRQAVKCPAAAVRDWEGHSREARVAAFERMEAMDLDGDAVVDLSVSSSGRRNSPSITINSGDVGVPLDLGLHFSSSPNLDNNMPEARNIQNAARGILAPKSADDRKTRRNLRPRIEISYAETPDERRINGYVNGNADSDEGDMPPLPPIKELSSDELAERERTLRKFREELRSEEMKLVLLKKLRQSQQLKENIAAVPKVPSKLPPPVTVQPAPHSHRTGKAPPPLLRGQPAPSRSSIHVPPPGMLLPPTSARSSTSSTGIPPNMIIPQPPHPRSRPPSATPNVSNYHAPADRTERSTKDPTPTPAHQVSKLLVGSQENKTTASLSTPVISEQERPRDDNQTPAQRQAAAKLALRKQLEKTLLQIPPPKPPPPEMHFVPNPSNTEFIYLVGLEHVVDFITKEPAIPPPPEPFECTQCKTDFTPVWKWEKPITGGKKESPRGQHATFQRPPAGRDPRVICEHCVTTNVKKALKAEHTNRLKTAFVKALQQEQEIEQRLAQAACPSPDPPAPKPVPKAATPTRRVATPPAPPPQVPPAPTLAPTPPAPKLQEHPLVKLAESGKFSPHHAAAAAALQQQLLRELAKNPVPGLPPHQPLPAHMMPPFTSILYPYQLAMAQASGKGLAELQRQAADLQRQYLLDMIPSQASQAQGNQAPPRAHPHNWKT; from the exons ATGGGAGGAGGGGAAGACATCAACGGCGGACAAGGCCGCCATATTGAATCACTCTCGTTAATTTTTGCGCAGAGGCGGTGTGAATTTTTTCTCCTCGCGGCGGAAGGTAGCGGCTCAAGGTTGTGCGTCTGGGTCTCCGGATCGTGGAGGATCGTTTCGCGGTTACCCGGTGCCACGCGTCAGCCCCGCGCGACAGACAGTGGTGTTGTTTTGTTCTGTGCGTTCGGGGACAAGTTGCATTGGATTGCGTGTGCGTTCTCGTCTCTGTCGGCCCGCGGGCGAATTGGTCGGACGCGCGATGACCGGGTCCGCGGCACGGGAGAGCTCCACGGAGACATGCGGAAATCGCGGGCCGGAGATCGCCAGGCGGTGAAGTGCCCTGCTGCTGCTGTTCGCGATTGGGAGGGACACTCGAGGGAAGCGAG AGTCGCCGCGTTTGAGAGAATGGAAGCCATGGATTTGGACGGTGATGCAGTGGTGGACCTGAGTGTTAG CAGCAGTGGCAGAAGAAATTCTCCATCAATTACTATTAACTCTGGCGATGTGggagttccattagatttaggTCTTCATTTCTCTTCGAGCCCTAATCTGGATAACAACATGCCGGAAgcacgaaatattcaaaatgcgGCAAGGGGAATTCTGGCCCCGAAATCTGCAGATGACAGAAAAACACGCCGTAATCTTAGACCTAGGATTGAAATAAGTTATGCAGAGACTCCAGATGAACGTAGAATAAATGGATATGTGAATGGAAATGCAGATAGTGATGAAG GTGATATGCCACCTCTGCCACCGATTAAAGAACTATCGTCAGATGAATTAGCTGAACGCGAAAGAACACTTAGAAAATTCAGGGAGGAACTTAGATCTGAGGAGATGAAACTGGtgttgttaaaaaaattacgaCAGTCACAACAACTGAAAGAAAACATTGCTGCTGTACCAAAGGTACCCAGCAAATTACCACCACCAGTTACAGTACAACCGGCTCCCCATAG tcATAGAACTGGAAAGGCACCTCCACCTTTACTTAGGGGACAGCCTGCTCCAAGCAGAAGTAGTATACATGTTCCTCCACCTGGAATGTTATTACCACCTACATCTGCTCGAAGTTCTACTTCCAGTACTGGAATACCGCCAAACATGATCATACCACAACCACCACATCCTAGAAGTAGGCCTCCTAGTGCAACGCCAAATGTATCAAATTATCATGCACCAGCAGACCGAACTGAAAGGTCCACAAAAGATCCAACCCCAACCCCGGCACATCAAGTAAGTAAG CTGCTTGTTGGATCTCAAGAAAATAAAACCACCGCATCCTTAAGCACACCTGTGATTTCAGAACAG GAGAGACCAAGGGATGATAATCAGACACCTGCGCAACGTCAAGCGGCCGCTAAATTGGCTCTACGAAAGCAACTCGAGAAGACGTTGCTACAGATACCACCACCGAAACCGCCGCCACCCGAAATGCATTTCGTACCCAATCCTTCCAATACGGAGTTCATCTATTTGGTGGGTCTAGAGCACGTAGTTGATTTTATTACTAAGGAGCCTGCTATTCCACCACCTCCGGAACCATTCGAGTGTACTCAATGCAAAACAGACTTTACACCTGTGTGGAAATGGGAGAAACCAATCACTGGTGGTAAAAAGGAAAGTCCAAGAGGACAGCATGCCACTTTCCAGAGACCTCCAGCAGGTCGTGATCCTAGGGTGATATGTGAACATTGTGTAACAACCAATGTTAAAAAAGCTCTGAAAGCTGAGCACACTAATCG GTTAAAGACAGCGTTCGTGAAAGCGTTGCAACAGGAACAAGAAATAGAACAAAGGTTGGCACAGGCAGCGTGTCCAAGTCCAGATCCTCCTGCTCCAAAACCAGTTCCTAAAGCAGCTACTCCCACAAGAAGAGTAGCAACACCACCGGCTCCTCCGCCACAAGTACCACCAGCACCCACGTTGGCACCAACTCCGCCAGCGCCAAAATTGCAGGAGCATCCTTTGGTCAAGTTGGCTGAAAGTGGGAAATTCAGCCCGCATCATGCTGCTGCTGCAGCTGCTTTGCAGCAACAGTTGCTTAGAG AATTGGCGAAGAATCCTGTTCCAGGCTTGCCACCTCATCAACCCCTTCCTGCTCATATGATGCCACCGTTTACCTCGATATTATATCCTTACCAGCTTGCAATGGCGCAGGCCAGCGGCAAGGGTCTTGCAGAACTGCAACGACAAGCGGCAGACCTGCAGCGCCAATACTTGCTCGATATGATTCCATCGCAAGCGTCTCAAGCACAAGGCAATCAGGCTCCACCACGGGCCCATCCACACAATTGGAAGACGTAA